The nucleotide sequence TGACCGGGTCGCGCCCGCCCTCGGGGTGCGGGTAGTCCGACGAGAACAGGCACAGGTCCTCGCCCGCCTGCTCCACGATCCAGCCCACGGGCTCGGTCGGGAACGGCGTGAACCACACGTGCCCGTGCACGTACTCCGACGCGCGCCTGGGCAGGCGCAGCGCGGGCTCGGTCTTGCTGAACGTGTCCTGCGCGATGTCGAGCCGCCGCAGCCACGCCGGCACCCACAGCGCGCCCTGCTCGATGCAGCCGCCGCGCAGCCGCGGGAAGGTCTCGAACATGCCGTCGAGCACCATGCAGGAGAGAAACGTCTCGGGCGCGTTGTGCACGGTCATGAAGTCTTTCGAGCGGATGTTCTCGCCGCCGCCGAGCCAGTCGGTGACTTTCCTGCCGTTGGCGTGGAACTGCCGGCGCAACGTGCGCCCGCCGCCGCCGATGTGCAGCATGAACGGCACGTTCGACGACTCGAGCTCCGCCCAGAACGCGTGATAGTCCGGGTGAGTCGGCGAGAGCTCGCCGCTCGGGGCCGAGTCGACCAGGATCGCGCCGCAGCCCAGGCGGATCGCCTCTTCGGCCTCGGCGCGCGTGCGCGCGGGGTCGCCCCACGGCACGCTGGCGACGCCGATCAGGCGTCCGTCCTGCGAGCAGAAGTCCGCCATCGCGCGGTTGTGCGCGCGCGCGCCGCCGTAGAGCAGGTCGAGGTCGTCGCCGCGGTACTGCGTGGGCGCGAACGTGCTGAACACGAGCTGGCGCGCGAAGCCGAGCAGGTCGAGCGCGCGCTTGCGCTCCTCGCGGTCGAAGGCGCCGAGCGCGCTCCAGCCCTTCGCGCCCATCAGGTTCGATTCTGCCGCGCGCGCCGCCTCGGCGTCGCCGCGGCGCGCCGCCGCGGAGGCGACTGCCTGGTCGGCGAGCTTGCCCGCGCCGCCGAGATACAAGGGTCGCAGCTTCTCGCGCACGCCCGGGTCGGCGTAGGGCGCGAGCCAGTCGGCGAGCTCCATGATGTGACTGTCGGCGTCGAAGTAGGTCCGGCCTTGCGCGTACGGCATGCGCATGTCTCCTCTGGCTGCAAATGCTACCTGGAAGTTGACGGTACCGTCAATTAGAATCGCGGCCGTGGCAGCGAGCGCCAAGCGAACCCGCCTCCCGGCCGCGGATCGGCGCCGGCACCTGCTCGACAGCGCGGCCGAGATCCTGCTGGAGCGCGGCTTTCACGCGCTCACCATGGAGAGCGTCGCGCGGCGCGCGGGCGTGTCGAAGGGGCTGGGCTACGCGTACTTCGAGAACGCGCAGGCGCTGGCTCTCGAGCTGTACGACCGCGAGGTCAACGAGCTCTACCTGCGCGTCGAGGCGGCGGTGGCGCGCGCGAGTGACTTCGAGGCGCGGATCCGCGCGGGAGTCGCCGAGTATCTCGACGTCGTGGCGGAGCGCGGAGCGCTGATCGGCG is from Myxococcota bacterium and encodes:
- a CDS encoding amidohydrolase family protein, with translation MPYAQGRTYFDADSHIMELADWLAPYADPGVREKLRPLYLGGAGKLADQAVASAAARRGDAEAARAAESNLMGAKGWSALGAFDREERKRALDLLGFARQLVFSTFAPTQYRGDDLDLLYGGARAHNRAMADFCSQDGRLIGVASVPWGDPARTRAEAEEAIRLGCGAILVDSAPSGELSPTHPDYHAFWAELESSNVPFMLHIGGGGRTLRRQFHANGRKVTDWLGGGENIRSKDFMTVHNAPETFLSCMVLDGMFETFPRLRGGCIEQGALWVPAWLRRLDIAQDTFSKTEPALRLPRRASEYVHGHVWFTPFPTEPVGWIVEQAGEDLCLFSSDYPHPEGGRDPVKRFEQSLAGARPSALDAFYSENFRAMMG
- a CDS encoding helix-turn-helix domain-containing protein; translation: MAASAKRTRLPAADRRRHLLDSAAEILLERGFHALTMESVARRAGVSKGLGYAYFENAQALALELYDREVNELYLRVEAAVARASDFEARIRAGVAEYLDVVAERGALIGALEARVQGRWFARAGRRRVSRLLAFWAKQIESDLGVPPEEAAALAAAKASAVDACARAGLRRKLPRAQIEALCVRFVTGGLLRAGAS